The following are from one region of the uncultured Hyphomonas sp. genome:
- the pdhA gene encoding pyruvate dehydrogenase (acetyl-transferring) E1 component subunit alpha, giving the protein MATKPKSSKKAPAKASKDQFLKYYRDMLLIRRFEEKAGQLYGMGKVAGFCHLYIGQEAVVTGVQACLKDGDQVITGYRDHGHMLACGLDPKGVMAELTGRSGGLSKGKGGSMHMFSKEKNFFGGHGIVGAQVPIGTGLGFANKYRGNDHVSVAYFGDGASNQGQVYESFNMASLWDLPVVYVIENNMYAMGTSVDRASAETELYKRGISFEIEGEEVDGMDVLAVREAGERAVKYARSGKGPYILEMKTYRYRGHSMSDPAKYRKREEVDDVRSHHDPIDGLKKHILEAGHADEAELKKIDNEIKAIVKEAADYSLESPEPDPSELWTDVLKDAEVA; this is encoded by the coding sequence ATGGCTACGAAACCAAAGAGTTCAAAAAAGGCACCCGCTAAGGCGAGTAAAGACCAGTTTCTGAAATACTACCGCGACATGCTGCTCATCCGGCGTTTCGAGGAAAAGGCCGGCCAGCTTTACGGCATGGGCAAGGTCGCGGGGTTCTGTCACCTCTATATCGGACAGGAAGCCGTCGTGACCGGCGTGCAGGCCTGTCTCAAGGATGGTGATCAGGTTATCACCGGCTATCGCGACCACGGCCACATGCTGGCGTGCGGGTTGGACCCCAAAGGCGTCATGGCCGAATTGACCGGGCGCAGCGGCGGCTTGTCGAAAGGCAAGGGCGGCTCGATGCACATGTTCTCGAAGGAAAAGAACTTCTTCGGCGGTCACGGCATCGTCGGCGCGCAGGTGCCGATTGGCACAGGGCTCGGCTTCGCCAACAAGTATCGCGGAAACGACCACGTCTCAGTCGCCTATTTTGGCGACGGCGCTTCGAACCAGGGTCAGGTCTACGAATCTTTCAACATGGCTTCCCTTTGGGATCTGCCGGTCGTCTATGTGATTGAGAACAACATGTATGCGATGGGGACGAGTGTTGATCGCGCGTCTGCCGAGACAGAGTTGTATAAGCGGGGCATCTCGTTCGAGATCGAGGGCGAGGAAGTGGACGGCATGGATGTGCTGGCCGTTCGTGAAGCCGGTGAACGCGCCGTGAAATATGCGCGGTCCGGCAAAGGCCCTTACATCCTCGAAATGAAGACCTATCGCTATCGCGGCCACTCCATGTCCGACCCGGCGAAATATCGCAAACGGGAAGAAGTCGATGATGTGCGCAGCCACCACGACCCGATTGACGGCTTGAAAAAGCACATCCTGGAAGCGGGTCATGCCGATGAAGCCGAACTCAAGAAGATCGACAACGAGATCAAGGCCATCGTCAAGGAAGCCGCCGATTACTCGCTGGAAAGCCCGGAACCTGACCCGAGCGAACTGTGGACCGACGTTCTGAAAGATGCGGAGGTCGCGTGA
- a CDS encoding septum formation initiator family protein: MTSRLEALGLCLVILYFAYHAFAGEKGLGRWTDAQLELQDRKAELAQINAEIEHLRSDIRRLTPGSVDRDYVEALARQKLAFVYPDEVVLLASDTTSAK, from the coding sequence ATGACCTCCCGACTCGAGGCCTTGGGCCTTTGCCTTGTGATTCTCTACTTTGCCTACCACGCATTTGCGGGGGAGAAGGGGCTTGGGCGTTGGACTGATGCCCAGCTTGAATTGCAGGACCGAAAGGCCGAACTGGCCCAGATCAACGCTGAAATCGAACATTTGCGCAGTGATATCCGGCGCCTCACGCCTGGCTCGGTTGACCGCGATTATGTGGAAGCATTGGCCCGCCAGAAGCTGGCTTTCGTATATCCGGACGAGGTCGTCCTGCTTGCTTCGGACACCACCTCTGCAAAATGA